AGCGGAGATGAAAAGGTTGGTTTTGCGTTTTTCACGAGAATCAACATATTCGGTTAGAGGAAAATTGAGAAAACGGACGATGAAATAAGTCGTTGCAGCAATGATAAAAGCATTGATAAAAAACAAATAAATCGCCCCTCCAAAAACTGCCCAATTCGATTTTGCCAAGCCATAACCCGTTGTACACAAAGGCGGCATCAAGGCTGTCGCAATCGCAACGCCTGGCAGTGCATTCGTTTTGTCTTTGTGAGAGCCTGCCACAATCCCTGCAATGCCTCCAAAAAGAGCTACTCCCACGTCCAAAATCGTAGGTTTGGTTCGAGCCTCCAATTCACTCGTCAAAAAACCCAATGGGGTGATGAATTCAAAATACAAATAACTCGCTAAAATACTGACCGATATGGCAATAAAAAAGTTTTGAAGCGACAAGGACAACATACTTCGGTCATTGATACCAATCGACATTCCTATTCCCAAAATGGGTGACATCAAAGGAGAAATCAACATAGCTCCAATAATAACTGCCGAAGAATTGGTGTCCAAACCAATGGAAGCAATCCCTGCTGCTGCAATCAAAATCCACACATTGTAGCCCTTGATAGGGATATATTTACGGACACTATCAATTGTCCCTTGCCTATCTACATCTTCCTTCAAGTCCACCAATTCTTTGATGTATTTCCAGACGCTTCGGAGGAATAAGCTAAAACTTCGCTGGACTTGTCTTGTTTCTTGTTCCATTGGTTTTCGCTGCAATTTGAGGTTAAACAGTTCTCAAAGTTAAAAATCTCTGTTAAACAAATAATATTTTCTTTCTATTTTCGCTGCAATATCCATAGAAGGAATAGACAACAAATCAAACAGGTTCTATTTGAACTTGAAATTGAGCATTGAATTTGAACTTTACCATGCGTTATTTTCTCGAAATCGCTTACAAAGGAACTGCCTATTGTGGATGGCAAGTACAGCCCAATGGAATCAGTGTGCAAGCAACCGTCAATCAAGCATTGAGTACGATTGTGAATGAGCCGATTCACTGTGTCGGTTGTGGACGCACAGATGCGGGTGTTCATGCAAGTCAATTTTTCCTGCATTTTGATGCCGAAAATACCCTGCCAAAGCCATTTGAAATGCGCTTGAACCGATTTTTGCCCAAAGACATTGCAGTAAAACACCTGTTTTCAGATTTACCAGAACAAGCACATACTCGTTTTGATGCGACTTACCGAGCATACGACTACTACATTCATTTCCATAAAAATCCCTTCAAAGACGAATACAGTTGGTACTTCAATAGG
This window of the Chitinophagales bacterium genome carries:
- a CDS encoding DUF389 domain-containing protein translates to MEQETRQVQRSFSLFLRSVWKYIKELVDLKEDVDRQGTIDSVRKYIPIKGYNVWILIAAAGIASIGLDTNSSAVIIGAMLISPLMSPILGIGMSIGINDRSMLSLSLQNFFIAISVSILASYLYFEFITPLGFLTSELEARTKPTILDVGVALFGGIAGIVAGSHKDKTNALPGVAIATALMPPLCTTGYGLAKSNWAVFGGAIYLFFINAFIIAATTYFIVRFLNFPLTEYVDSREKRKTNLFISAFIILISIPSIYILLNTLNKISVNNKINQFIEKEINGDQHEAFDRELEEASVDSTILKIYLGGESIVESEIPILEHKLRTYLGKDSTHVHLKLIQTGFSKDKLDRMKNEINAEVKQNMETFMQLHEEKDAQIVALQDKVKILENDSIPIEAIRKELHALYPEILSLSCANRTTVTFDSLQHKRRLPVIDLAWADSLKLNTQQVADFEKRIYSYLQVRFGYDTLVLE
- the truA gene encoding tRNA pseudouridine(38-40) synthase TruA; translation: MRYFLEIAYKGTAYCGWQVQPNGISVQATVNQALSTIVNEPIHCVGCGRTDAGVHASQFFLHFDAENTLPKPFEMRLNRFLPKDIAVKHLFSDLPEQAHTRFDATYRAYDYYIHFHKNPFKDEYSWYFNRLPLNFEFMRQAADLLLQYEDFEMFCKTGGSNKTTLCRIFKTELVLDEDGNGLRFHIAANRFLRGMVRRIVGMLIAVGKEKISIEVFKKVMDKEADFPFHPSAPPQGLYLSEVRYAYV